The following proteins are encoded in a genomic region of Alnus glutinosa chromosome 8, dhAlnGlut1.1, whole genome shotgun sequence:
- the LOC133874553 gene encoding uncharacterized protein LOC133874553 has product MGCAGSSQTNGDGTVKKIRKPKPWKHPQPITKTQLMQMRDEFWDTAPHYGGRKEIWDALRAAAEADLTLAQAIVDSAGVIVQSADLTICYDERGAKYELPKYVLSEPTNLIRDS; this is encoded by the exons ATGGGCTGTGCTGGATCCTCACAGACCAATGGCGACG GGACTGTGAAAAAGATCCGGAAGCCAAAACCTTGGAAGCATCCTCAGCCAATAACAAAGACTCAGCTCATGCAGATGCGAGACGAGTTCTGGGACACTGCTCCTCACTATGGTGGCAGGAAAG AGATTTGGGATGCACTTCGAGCTGCTGCTGAAGCTGATTTAACCCTTGCACAAGCGATTGTGGACAGTGCAGGGGTCATAGTTCAGAGTGCTGATTTAACAATTTGCTATGATGAAAGAG GTGCCAAATATGAACTACCCAAATATGTTTTGAGTGAGCCGACCAACTTGATTCGAGACAGTTAA